The proteins below come from a single Triticum aestivum cultivar Chinese Spring chromosome 5D, IWGSC CS RefSeq v2.1, whole genome shotgun sequence genomic window:
- the LOC123120991 gene encoding putative ripening-related protein 4: MANMKLLAVLALVQLLSRLHVHRVSASVDMPTATSGGSCHVSGYLPGQSGNCNPDHGSTCCVNGHRYPQYKCSPPVLAETPAILTINSFEEGGDGGGKSFCDNRYHKDSELVVALSTGWLRLDGTNRCNKMIRINGNGQSVTAKVVDECDSVYGCDKEHNFEPPCPNNDVDASPAVWKALGLNGNIGEFKVTWSDV; encoded by the coding sequence ATGGCTAACATGAAGCTACTAGCCGTGCTTGCTCTCGTGCAGCTCCTGTCACGCCTCCACGTCCATCGCGTCTCCGCGTCCGTGGACATGCCGACAGCGACCAGCGGCGGCAGCTGCCACGTTAGTGGATACCTGCCGGGCCAATCCGGCAACTGCAACCCGGATCACGGCTCCACCTGCTGCGTCAACGGACACCGGTACCCGCAGTACAAGTGCTCGCCCCCTGTGTTGGCTGAGACCCCGGCGATCCTGACTATAAACAGCTTCGAAGAAGGTGGAGATGGGGGCGGCAAATCATTCTGCGACAACCGCTACCACAAGGACAGCGAGCTGGTGGTGGCGCTGTCCACGGGATGGCTCCGCCTGGACGGCACGAACAGGTGCAACAAGATGATCCGTATCAATGGGAACGGGCAGTCCGTGACGGCCAAGGTCGTTGACGAGTGCGACTCGGTGTACGGCTGCGACAAGGAGCACAACTTCGAGCCGCCGTGCCCAAACAACGACGTGGACGCGTCGCCGGCCGTTTGGAAGGCTCTGGGCCTCAACGGGAACATTGGAGAGTTCAAGGTCACTTGGTCTGATGTGTGA